GTGCCACCCAGCGTGGTTCCTTGCCGTTCTACCTTGGCGTCATCCTGGTGGTGTTGGTCGTCTTGCCGGGTGGTGCGCTGCTGGCCGGCAGCCCGTGGCCGCAGCGCTTTCACCTGTGGGACACTCCCTTGCAGGTGGTGGCCGGCGCCGTGGTGGCCGTCGCCGCCGTGATGGCGGCCCGCGCACTGCGGCGGCTCACCGCGATGATCCTGGTCGGCGTCGCCGGCTACGGCATCGCACTGTTGTTCGTCCTGCACGGCGCCCCGGACCTGGCCCTGACCCAGTTCCTGGTGGAGACCGTCACGATCGTCATGTTCGTGCTGGTGTTGCGCCGACTGCCGGAAAAGTTCTCGGAACGGCCGATCCGGTCCAGCCGCCGGGGCCGGGTCGCCATCGGCGTCGCGGTCGGCGCGGTCACCGCCGGCATGGCCTATGTGGCCGCCGGCGCCCGCCAGGCCATTCCGGTCTCCGTGGGCTTCCCCGACGAGGCCGTGTCGTACGGCGGCGGCAAGAACGTGGTCAACGTGACCCTGGTCGACATCCGGGCCTGGGACACCATGGGCGAGATCGCGGTACTGGTGGTGGCCGCCACCGGTGTGGCCAGCCTGATCTTCCGCCATGCTCGCGACCTCGACCGGCGCGGCGACATCCCCGGCGGTGTCCGGGCGGAATCCCGCCCGCGCTGGCTGACCACCGGCGCCACCGCCCGCGCCCAGTCGGTCATCCTCCAGGTGATCACCCGGCTGTTGTTCCACGCGATCATGCTGTTCTCCATCTACCTGCTGTTCAGCGGCCACAACGCCCCCGGCGGTGGGTTCGCCGCCGGTCTGGTCGCCGGTCTGGCGCTGGCCGTGCGCTACCTGGCCGGCGGGCGGACGGAACTCAACGGCGCCGCACCCGTGGACGCCGGTGTGGTGCTCGGTGCCGGGCTGTTCGTGGCCGTCGGCACCGGCGTGGCCGCGATGCTGCTCGGCGGGGAGTTCCTCCAGACCGCCCTGCTCGACTTCCACCTGCCGGTACTGGGACACATTCACTTCGTCACCTCGGTCTTCTTCGACGTCGGCGTCTACCTGATCGTCGTCGGCCTGGTGCTGGACATCCTGCGCAGCCTCGGCGCGGAGATGGACCGCCAGCAGGAGGAGACCGAGGACGTCGAGGCCCGGGAAAAGGAGCTGGTGTGACCCCCAACCTCACCTACGTCATCGTGGTCGGCGTACTTGTCGCCGCCGGCGTGACGTTGCTGCTCGAACGCAGCCTCACCCGGGTGCTGATGGGCGTCATCCTGCTCGGCAACGGCGCCAACCTGCTGCTGCTGACCGGCGGTCGGGCCGGTGGACCGCCGATCGTGGGCACCACCGCCCAGGAGGAGATGAGCGATCCACTGCCCCAGGCGATGATCCTCACCGCCATCGTGATCACCCTCGGGATGACCGCGTTCCTGCTCGCTCTGGCCTACCGCAGCTGGCACCTCAACGGGCACGACGAGGTGCAGGACGACGTCGAGGACCGCCGGATCATGGACCTCGCGGAACGCGACGAGGGCCCCGGCACGGAAGACGACGGAGACGGTGACACCGACGGTGACGACGTGACGACCGAGGACGAGCGGCCGGTTTCCGCCTCGACGAACGCGGGGAGGCCCGGATGACGTACCTCGTTCCGCTGCCGGTGGTGATGCCGCTGCTCGGCGCGGCGCTGACGCTGCTGCTGCTCGGTCGGCCCCGCGCCCAGCGGTGGGTCAGCCTCACCGTGCTCACCGCCACCGTCGCGGTGGCCGCGGCGCTGCTGGTCCGCTCCAGCCTGGACGGGCCGCTGGTGGT
This DNA window, taken from Micromonospora sp. FIMYZ51, encodes the following:
- a CDS encoding Na(+)/H(+) antiporter subunit C — encoded protein: MTPNLTYVIVVGVLVAAGVTLLLERSLTRVLMGVILLGNGANLLLLTGGRAGGPPIVGTTAQEEMSDPLPQAMILTAIVITLGMTAFLLALAYRSWHLNGHDEVQDDVEDRRIMDLAERDEGPGTEDDGDGDTDGDDVTTEDERPVSASTNAGRPG